A single region of the Lates calcarifer isolate ASB-BC8 linkage group LG3, TLL_Latcal_v3, whole genome shotgun sequence genome encodes:
- the LOC108891257 gene encoding mucin-2 isoform X12: MRVKISCLFTLLWHVTAEIIYEAAEERRSVTLRCPHPVEDRLTWSRETHGNKVDILTDDGDRDIRYNDPGRRYSSQRDKSLFISRANVSDSGKYFCNNKPAVELTVIPSGTPRLSVMRRTNSSLQCSPGVGGSGVPTWSREIAGKQQQMSRRVSTEDKTLTVTRVQPDDSGLYYCDGKPAAYLTVTEGEKPERERKNITPSTTTTTTTPTTTTTTTPTTTMTTTTTTPTPTTTTTTTTTTPTTTTTTTTTMTTLKTTQPITTTTAPDGPRTDLGMVVGISAPVLLLVLLFIIYFTRRRRLKRRENEERGPVYEEILEGSVCQPLNGITSTYCMVTFPAGSHQNDPTYATISDLPLTATMTGSQLANTYSLLEKPKAAGNNNNDQYL, from the exons ATGAGGGTGAAAATCAGCTGCCTGTTCACTCTGCTCTGGCATGTCACTGCAG AAATAATCTATGAAGCAGCTGAGGAGAGACGCTCAGTAACTCTACGTTGTCCTCACCCTGTGGAGGATAGACTGACGTGGAGCAGAGAGACTCATGGAAACAAAGTTGACATATTAACAGATGATGGTGACAGGGACATAAGATACAACGACCCAGGCAGACGATACAGTTCACAGAGAGATAAGTCTCTGTTCATCAGCAGAGCTAATGTCTCAGACTCTGGAAAATACTTCTGTAACAATAAACCAGCTGTGGAACTGACAGTGATCCCATCAG GGACACCCAGACTCAGTGTTATGAGGAGAACCAACAGCTCTCTGCAGTGTTCTCCTGGTGTTGGAGGATCAGGTGTTCCAACATGGAGCAGAGAAATtgctggaaaacaacaacaaatgagcCGTCGTGTCTCCACTGAGGACAAGACATTGACTGTAACAAGAGTGCAGCCTGATGACTCTGGACTGTACTACTGTGATGGAAAACCAGCTGCAtatctgactgtgactgaaggagagaaacctgagagag AGCGTAAGAATATTACACCAtcaacaacgacaacaacaacaacaccaacaacaacaacaacaacaacaccaacaacgACAATGACAACGACAACAACgacaccaacaccaacaacgacaacgacaacaacaacaacaacaccaacaacgacaacaacgacaacaacaacaatgacaacattaaaaactacaCAGCCTATAACTACAACCACAG CTCCTGATGGCCCGAGAACAGATCTTGGTATGGTTGTTGGAATATCTGCCcccgtcctcctcctcgtcctcctcttcatcatctacTTTACTCGGAGACGCAGGTTGAAAAGACGAG aaaatgaagaaagaggCCCAGTCTATGAGGAGATACTGGAGGGATCAGTGTGTCAACCTTTGAATG GAATAACATCAACATACTGCATGGTAACTTTTCCAG CTGGATCACACCAGAATGATCCCACATACGCCACCATCTCTGATCTTCCACTGACAGCAACCATGACTG GTTCACAGCTGGCTAACACGTATTCCTTGCTGGAGAAGCCCAAAGCAGCTGGAAACAATAACAACGATCAGTATCTATAG
- the LOC108891257 gene encoding mucin-2 isoform X8, which translates to MRVNIYMLAVVLSCNVRAEIIYEAAEERRSVTLRCPHPVEDRLTWSRETHGNKVDILTDDGDRDIRYNDPGRRYSSQRDKSLFISRANVSDSGKYFCNNKPAVELTVIPSGTPRLSVMRRTNSSLQCSPGVGGSGVPTWSREIAGKQQQMSRRVSTEDKTLTVTRVQPDDSGLYYCDGKPAAYLTVTEGEKPERERKNITPSTTTTTTTPTTTTTTTPTTTMTTTTTTPTPTTTTTTTTTTPTTTTTTTTTMTTLKTTQPITTTTAPDGPRTDLGMVVGISAPVLLLVLLFIIYFTRRRRLKRRENEERGPVYEEILEGSVCQPLNGITSTYCMVTFPAGSHQNDPTYATISDLPLTATMTGSQLANTYSLLEKPKAAGNNNNDQYL; encoded by the exons AAATAATCTATGAAGCAGCTGAGGAGAGACGCTCAGTAACTCTACGTTGTCCTCACCCTGTGGAGGATAGACTGACGTGGAGCAGAGAGACTCATGGAAACAAAGTTGACATATTAACAGATGATGGTGACAGGGACATAAGATACAACGACCCAGGCAGACGATACAGTTCACAGAGAGATAAGTCTCTGTTCATCAGCAGAGCTAATGTCTCAGACTCTGGAAAATACTTCTGTAACAATAAACCAGCTGTGGAACTGACAGTGATCCCATCAG GGACACCCAGACTCAGTGTTATGAGGAGAACCAACAGCTCTCTGCAGTGTTCTCCTGGTGTTGGAGGATCAGGTGTTCCAACATGGAGCAGAGAAATtgctggaaaacaacaacaaatgagcCGTCGTGTCTCCACTGAGGACAAGACATTGACTGTAACAAGAGTGCAGCCTGATGACTCTGGACTGTACTACTGTGATGGAAAACCAGCTGCAtatctgactgtgactgaaggagagaaacctgagagag AGCGTAAGAATATTACACCAtcaacaacgacaacaacaacaacaccaacaacaacaacaacaacaacaccaacaacgACAATGACAACGACAACAACgacaccaacaccaacaacgacaacgacaacaacaacaacaacaccaacaacgacaacaacgacaacaacaacaatgacaacattaaaaactacaCAGCCTATAACTACAACCACAG CTCCTGATGGCCCGAGAACAGATCTTGGTATGGTTGTTGGAATATCTGCCcccgtcctcctcctcgtcctcctcttcatcatctacTTTACTCGGAGACGCAGGTTGAAAAGACGAG aaaatgaagaaagaggCCCAGTCTATGAGGAGATACTGGAGGGATCAGTGTGTCAACCTTTGAATG GAATAACATCAACATACTGCATGGTAACTTTTCCAG CTGGATCACACCAGAATGATCCCACATACGCCACCATCTCTGATCTTCCACTGACAGCAACCATGACTG GTTCACAGCTGGCTAACACGTATTCCTTGCTGGAGAAGCCCAAAGCAGCTGGAAACAATAACAACGATCAGTATCTATAG